A genomic stretch from Georgenia muralis includes:
- a CDS encoding SPFH domain-containing protein, translating to MDILLGSIPLLAVLVLVVVVVFVVLRKSIRTVDLNEALVIVGRNAKEGPTGSLDAVPPAGTLTDGKGPRVVIGGRAYVKPFVESATKISLEQRQLSLTVEGVDKNFIAVSVKASVLFKVRGDVDGVRRAAQRFTSQQAKLEGPLQQSLEGALRPVLGSMTVEQIISDRQALQDRVFESIKPDLYQQGFHIDLVNLSDISTPASDYLANLGRAQAATARQEAEVKEAEARLVSETAQIAAQEQIAERQRDLALKQATIKAQTDRAAAEADAAGQLARAEQERVVAAQEREALQEKARVAEQQLDIDVRKPADAAAYAAAKQAEGERDARKAETDAAAYERQALAEAELSAQRNEAEAIKARGEADAESIRARGLAEAAATEAQAKALAEQGSAVIAQQVVARLPEIIRAAAEPVGQIDNLTVVGTDGAGAVTKIAGQVLGEGQQVVKALSGIDLAQVVASLGALPAVAVNGASTDGAAVPGDH from the coding sequence GTGGACATCCTCCTCGGCTCCATCCCGTTGCTCGCCGTGCTCGTCCTGGTTGTTGTCGTCGTCTTCGTCGTGCTCAGGAAGTCGATCCGCACCGTGGACCTCAACGAGGCCCTCGTCATCGTCGGCCGCAACGCCAAGGAGGGGCCCACCGGCAGCCTCGACGCCGTCCCGCCCGCCGGGACGCTCACGGACGGCAAGGGCCCGCGCGTCGTCATCGGCGGCCGTGCGTACGTCAAGCCCTTCGTCGAGTCCGCCACGAAGATCTCGCTCGAGCAGCGCCAGCTCTCCCTCACGGTCGAGGGTGTGGACAAGAACTTCATCGCAGTCTCGGTCAAGGCCTCGGTCCTGTTCAAGGTCCGCGGCGACGTCGACGGCGTCCGGCGCGCGGCGCAGCGGTTCACCAGCCAGCAGGCCAAGCTCGAGGGCCCGCTCCAGCAGTCGCTCGAGGGCGCACTGCGCCCGGTCCTGGGCTCGATGACGGTCGAGCAGATCATCTCCGACCGTCAGGCGCTGCAGGACCGGGTGTTCGAGTCGATCAAGCCGGACCTGTACCAGCAGGGCTTCCACATCGACCTGGTGAACCTCTCCGACATCTCCACCCCGGCCTCGGACTACCTCGCCAACCTCGGCCGGGCGCAGGCCGCGACGGCGCGTCAGGAGGCCGAGGTCAAGGAGGCCGAGGCCCGGCTGGTGTCGGAGACGGCGCAGATCGCCGCGCAGGAGCAGATCGCCGAACGCCAGCGTGACCTCGCCCTCAAGCAGGCCACCATCAAGGCCCAGACGGACCGGGCCGCCGCCGAGGCGGACGCCGCCGGCCAGCTCGCCCGCGCCGAGCAGGAACGGGTCGTGGCGGCGCAGGAGCGCGAGGCCCTGCAGGAGAAGGCCCGGGTGGCCGAGCAGCAGCTCGACATCGACGTGCGCAAGCCCGCCGACGCCGCCGCGTACGCCGCCGCCAAGCAGGCAGAGGGTGAGCGGGACGCCCGCAAGGCCGAGACGGACGCGGCCGCCTACGAGCGCCAGGCGCTCGCCGAGGCAGAGCTCTCCGCCCAGCGCAACGAGGCCGAGGCGATCAAGGCCCGTGGCGAGGCCGACGCCGAGTCGATCCGCGCGCGCGGCCTCGCCGAGGCCGCTGCGACCGAGGCGCAGGCGAAGGCCCTGGCCGAGCAGGGCTCAGCGGTCATCGCGCAGCAGGTCGTCGCGCGGCTGCCCGAGATCATCCGCGCCGCCGCGGAGCCGGTCGGTCAGATCGACAACCTGACCGTCGTCGGGACCGACGGTGCCGGCGCCGTGACGAAGATCGCCGGCCAGGTCTTGGGGGAGGGACAGCAGGTGGTCAAGGCGCTCTCCGGCATCGACCTCGCCCAGGTCGTCGCCTCCCTCGGTGCCCTGCCTGCCGTCGCGGTGAACGGTGCATCCACGGACGGCGCGGCGGTTCCGGGGGACCACTGA
- a CDS encoding aromatic ring-opening dioxygenase LigA → MSKSATKIAGIVSIIAGIVFIVAGGVTWGIVSNQLAAENISVPEDSSMLPGDRVDGPFSAYAQAQIINKHALAGTEGRTYAELGAAMGEVEEGSEEQQALQEQRTSVMTASFLRASLFTSVVSYGVAALVMGLGVLWILVGWALTTLRTAPAAPVVSQDRTPVTV, encoded by the coding sequence ATGAGCAAGTCCGCTACCAAGATCGCCGGGATCGTCTCGATCATCGCGGGGATCGTCTTCATCGTCGCTGGTGGGGTCACCTGGGGCATCGTGAGCAACCAGCTCGCGGCGGAGAACATCTCCGTGCCGGAGGACTCCTCGATGCTCCCGGGCGACCGCGTCGATGGTCCGTTCTCGGCGTACGCGCAGGCGCAGATCATCAACAAGCACGCGCTGGCCGGGACCGAGGGTCGCACGTACGCCGAGCTGGGTGCGGCGATGGGGGAGGTCGAGGAGGGCTCTGAGGAGCAGCAGGCGCTGCAGGAGCAGCGGACGTCGGTGATGACCGCGTCGTTCCTGCGGGCGTCGTTGTTCACCTCGGTGGTCTCCTACGGTGTCGCCGCCCTGGTGATGGGTCTGGGTGTGCTGTGGATCCTGGTCGGGTGGGCGCTGACCACCCTGCGCACGGCCCCGGCCGCGCCGGTGGTCTCCCAGGACCGCACCCCGGTCACCGTCTGA
- a CDS encoding OsmC family protein, which yields MPVTTDRHTDDRPRIKHVRARGEWAGSYTTRLSVRGFDFVAAEPRSFGGDDSGPTPMEYVAAALASCLTVVVEKVAQERDHTIHALHVETDATQDVRGFAGTADVPPYFSHVTLAVALRTDATADEVAALRGEVLRRCPAYGLIAAAGVPVDDVWDVTTQVSPGVAEDLTPGPTR from the coding sequence ATGCCTGTGACCACCGACCGACACACCGACGACCGGCCCCGGATCAAGCACGTCCGCGCCCGCGGCGAGTGGGCCGGGAGCTACACGACCCGCCTGAGCGTGCGCGGCTTCGACTTCGTCGCGGCGGAGCCACGCTCCTTCGGCGGGGACGACAGCGGGCCGACGCCGATGGAGTACGTCGCCGCGGCGCTCGCCTCGTGCCTGACCGTCGTCGTCGAGAAGGTGGCCCAGGAGCGCGACCACACCATCCATGCCCTGCACGTGGAGACCGACGCCACCCAGGACGTGCGGGGGTTCGCCGGCACGGCGGACGTGCCGCCGTACTTCTCCCACGTCACCCTCGCCGTGGCGCTCCGCACCGACGCCACCGCCGACGAGGTCGCCGCCCTGCGGGGGGAGGTCCTGCGCCGGTGCCCGGCGTACGGACTGATCGCCGCGGCCGGCGTGCCGGTCGACGACGTCTGGGACGTCACCACGCAGGTCTCCCCCGGCGTCGCCGAGGACCTCACCCCGGGGCCGACCCGATGA
- a CDS encoding sodium:solute symporter family protein has product MTTVGLWTVGLALAYTAFLVLAGRAVRARAGGAANYFVGGRNFRPITVAFCITGLFSGSSFIAILELSYRTGVSAVWYGVAEIVQITLIAALLVVPLRKRLVVTITGLIGDRFGRAARAVGGVITAFTFPMWSVATAIAFATALHAVTGLSIHGSVIATALLLLAFLWGGGMRSVALTQTANVVVFVVMLAVGAAAVLVGPGLGALADLPTTHPRLVDPSAAGVTLIVAWFGTFVVNVLLAQAAFQMALSCRTPEEGRKGLGWAAVMAVPFIVLGVAIGVAAAVTVPGESLGLLGVTRFVTDALPAPLAAAFFLGLWACAIGWGGPCQFSGATSLGRDVGAALNPRASEADLVRYTRWSLVLLTALMVVFALLRTEQSAWWNVLAWTLRNGATLAPVAAVLFWPVATRRAALASLVAGFTTGLTWYHLGGWDPAAFYLGIHPVWVGMGLNLVVLLAVTLAQGGWTLSAGTARRRRGGATVVGAAVVLAVTTLSWASLHPLGLTGLALFCAVVLLTAGVFQLTVPALATRTLPVPQEVPQEQTGGGVAGLTHERTEALRR; this is encoded by the coding sequence ATGACGACCGTCGGCCTCTGGACGGTCGGGCTCGCCCTGGCCTACACCGCCTTCCTCGTCCTCGCCGGCCGGGCGGTCCGCGCGCGGGCCGGCGGCGCCGCCAACTACTTCGTGGGCGGACGGAACTTCCGGCCGATCACGGTGGCGTTCTGCATCACCGGCCTGTTCTCGGGGTCCTCGTTCATCGCCATCCTCGAGCTGTCGTACCGCACCGGCGTCTCGGCGGTCTGGTACGGCGTCGCCGAGATCGTCCAGATCACCCTCATCGCCGCCCTGCTCGTGGTTCCGCTGCGCAAGCGGCTCGTCGTCACCATCACCGGCCTCATCGGCGACCGCTTCGGCCGCGCGGCCCGCGCCGTCGGCGGGGTGATCACCGCGTTCACGTTCCCGATGTGGTCCGTCGCGACCGCGATCGCCTTCGCGACCGCCCTGCACGCGGTCACAGGGCTGAGCATCCACGGGTCGGTCATCGCCACGGCCCTGCTGCTCCTGGCCTTTCTCTGGGGCGGGGGCATGCGGTCGGTCGCCCTGACGCAGACGGCCAACGTCGTGGTCTTCGTGGTCATGCTCGCCGTCGGCGCGGCCGCGGTCCTCGTCGGGCCCGGCCTCGGGGCCCTCGCCGACCTGCCCACCACCCATCCCCGGCTCGTCGACCCGTCGGCGGCAGGGGTGACCCTCATCGTCGCCTGGTTCGGCACCTTCGTGGTCAACGTCCTGCTGGCCCAGGCCGCGTTCCAGATGGCGCTGTCGTGCCGGACGCCCGAGGAGGGCCGGAAGGGGCTCGGCTGGGCCGCGGTCATGGCGGTGCCGTTCATCGTCCTGGGCGTCGCGATCGGCGTCGCGGCCGCCGTCACCGTCCCCGGCGAGAGCCTCGGTCTCCTCGGCGTCACCCGGTTCGTCACCGACGCCCTCCCCGCTCCACTCGCAGCCGCGTTCTTCCTCGGCCTGTGGGCGTGCGCGATCGGCTGGGGCGGGCCCTGCCAGTTCTCCGGCGCGACCTCCCTCGGCCGCGACGTCGGCGCCGCGCTCAACCCGCGGGCGAGCGAGGCCGACCTCGTGCGCTACACCCGCTGGTCCCTCGTTCTGCTCACCGCGCTGATGGTGGTCTTCGCGCTGCTGCGCACCGAGCAGTCGGCGTGGTGGAACGTCCTGGCCTGGACGCTGCGCAACGGCGCCACCCTCGCCCCGGTCGCCGCCGTGCTCTTCTGGCCGGTGGCCACCCGCCGGGCAGCGCTGGCGTCGCTGGTGGCCGGGTTCACGACCGGTCTGACCTGGTACCACCTCGGCGGGTGGGACCCCGCGGCGTTCTACCTGGGCATCCATCCCGTGTGGGTGGGGATGGGCCTCAACCTCGTGGTCCTGCTCGCCGTCACCCTCGCCCAGGGCGGCTGGACGCTGTCGGCCGGTACCGCCCGACGGCGCCGGGGCGGCGCCACGGTCGTCGGGGCGGCGGTGGTGCTCGCGGTCACCACGCTGTCCTGGGCGAGCCTGCACCCGCTCGGCCTGACCGGCCTGGCACTGTTCTGTGCCGTGGTGCTCCTCACGGCCGGTGTCTTCCAGCTCACCGTCCCTGCGCTGGCCACGCGCACGTTGCCGGTGCCGCAGGAGGTGCCGCAGGAGCAGACCGGCGGCGGGGTTGCCGGCCTCACCCACGAACGCACGGAGGCGCTGCGGAGATGA
- a CDS encoding YeiH family protein: MTAPTEATRRDVARAGPGLLAAALAVVVAGAVHRVVPQLPALTVAVVLGILTANLPQTARLVAGALGPGLAVASKRLMRLGIVLLGLRLSLGEVAELGWRTLAVVVGIVLVTFVGTLLAGRVLGLPRHESLLVATGFSICGASAIAAMGAVTGASRRTTVVPTALVTLCGTLAIAVLPLLQGPLGLAPEAFGRWVGASVHDVGQVVATAGTAGTAALAAAVVVKLTRVLMLAPMVAGVALTIRARRGADDERPLPPVVPLFVAGFLGMIALRSTGAVPTGVLEAAALAQDLLLTAALFGLGSAVRAGELLRTGGRPLVLALVSWALVATVSLVALGLS, encoded by the coding sequence ATGACGGCACCGACCGAAGCGACGCGCCGGGACGTCGCGCGGGCGGGCCCCGGGCTGCTGGCTGCCGCCCTGGCCGTCGTGGTGGCGGGGGCGGTCCACCGGGTGGTGCCGCAGCTCCCGGCGCTGACGGTCGCCGTCGTGCTCGGGATCCTCACGGCCAACCTCCCGCAGACCGCCCGGCTCGTGGCCGGTGCTCTCGGCCCCGGCCTGGCGGTCGCCAGCAAGCGCCTCATGCGCCTCGGCATCGTACTGCTTGGGCTACGCCTGAGCCTGGGCGAGGTGGCCGAGCTGGGCTGGCGCACCCTCGCCGTGGTGGTCGGCATCGTCCTGGTCACCTTCGTCGGGACCCTCCTGGCGGGGCGGGTGCTCGGCCTGCCGCGGCACGAGAGTCTGCTCGTCGCCACCGGCTTCTCCATCTGCGGGGCCTCCGCGATCGCCGCGATGGGTGCGGTGACGGGGGCGAGCCGTCGGACGACGGTCGTGCCGACGGCGCTCGTGACGCTGTGCGGCACCCTGGCCATCGCCGTGCTTCCCCTGCTCCAGGGTCCGCTCGGCCTCGCCCCGGAAGCGTTCGGCCGTTGGGTGGGCGCGAGCGTCCACGACGTCGGTCAGGTGGTGGCGACCGCGGGGACGGCGGGGACGGCTGCGCTCGCCGCAGCCGTGGTCGTCAAGCTGACGCGCGTGCTCATGCTGGCGCCCATGGTGGCCGGGGTCGCCCTGACGATCCGGGCGCGTCGAGGTGCGGACGACGAGCGCCCGCTGCCCCCGGTCGTCCCGCTCTTCGTCGCCGGGTTCCTCGGCATGATCGCCCTGCGCAGCACGGGTGCTGTGCCCACCGGTGTCCTCGAGGCCGCCGCGCTGGCACAGGACCTGCTCCTGACCGCGGCGCTGTTCGGCCTCGGCAGCGCGGTCCGGGCCGGAGAGCTGCTGCGCACCGGTGGGCGCCCGCTGGTCCTGGCCCTGGTGTCGTGGGCGCTGGTGGCGACCGTGTCGCTGGTCGCGCTCGGCCTCAGCTGA
- a CDS encoding TetR/AcrR family transcriptional regulator: protein MVLTRGRAGRHARWRYSPGPGTTLGTQLITPTGRSDAVDPTEQSVRGPLTRDQIVASALRLVDADGLSALSMRRLGADLGVEAMALYRHVNGREDLLEAMIEDVTARLELSEDVDLGPHGGWQTYLQWLAHTVREIAMEHPHVFPLIATRHPAAAWLRPPLRSLEVVEDFLAVLGRNGFSDDRAVTAYRTFTSFLIGQLLLDVSQRGGETVPEETLDVVGAELGTEVGSSDASLTGYPHILRLKNKLSEDRGEEEFEAALEAVLDRIERLVSK from the coding sequence GTGGTGCTGACACGCGGCCGGGCCGGCCGCCACGCCCGGTGGCGGTACTCCCCCGGACCGGGGACTACCCTGGGGACTCAGCTCATCACCCCGACCGGGAGGAGCGACGCCGTGGACCCGACCGAGCAGTCCGTACGCGGCCCGTTGACGCGCGACCAGATCGTCGCTTCAGCGCTGCGCCTGGTCGACGCCGACGGCCTGTCCGCCCTGAGCATGCGCCGGCTGGGGGCCGACCTCGGGGTCGAGGCGATGGCGCTGTACCGCCACGTCAACGGCCGTGAGGACCTCCTCGAGGCGATGATCGAGGACGTCACGGCTCGGCTCGAGCTCTCCGAGGACGTCGACCTGGGTCCGCACGGCGGCTGGCAGACCTACCTCCAGTGGCTCGCCCACACGGTGCGGGAGATCGCCATGGAGCATCCGCACGTCTTCCCGCTCATCGCGACACGGCACCCGGCCGCTGCCTGGCTTCGCCCGCCCCTGCGCAGCCTGGAGGTGGTGGAGGACTTCCTCGCCGTGCTCGGGCGGAACGGTTTCAGCGACGACCGGGCCGTCACGGCGTACCGGACGTTCACCAGCTTCCTCATCGGGCAGCTCCTCCTCGACGTCTCCCAGCGAGGCGGCGAGACGGTGCCCGAGGAGACGCTCGACGTCGTCGGTGCGGAGCTCGGTACGGAGGTCGGCTCGAGCGACGCCTCCCTGACCGGCTACCCCCACATCCTCCGGCTGAAGAACAAGCTCTCCGAGGACCGGGGCGAGGAGGAGTTCGAGGCCGCCCTGGAGGCGGTGCTGGACCGGATCGAGAGGCTCGTCTCGAAGTAG
- a CDS encoding STAS domain-containing protein gives MASTAPRMSPEGDGSASVLLLPGRTRLVLAGEVDTSLGEELTRSVAEVEDAGLPVEVDVRHVTFMDSSVVSALAGLAFRYPHRLVFIKPPDVVRFLLEVTNLGEMVDIVDDVPSDDVLSDTGQQPLSH, from the coding sequence ATGGCGAGCACCGCACCGCGCATGTCACCTGAGGGTGATGGCAGCGCCTCCGTGCTGCTGCTGCCGGGCCGCACCCGGCTGGTCCTGGCCGGCGAGGTCGACACGAGCCTGGGCGAGGAGCTCACGCGCTCCGTCGCCGAGGTCGAGGACGCCGGCCTGCCGGTCGAGGTGGACGTGCGGCACGTGACGTTCATGGACTCCTCGGTGGTCTCCGCTCTCGCGGGCCTGGCGTTCCGCTACCCGCACCGCCTGGTCTTCATCAAGCCGCCGGACGTCGTCCGGTTCCTCCTCGAGGTGACCAACCTCGGCGAGATGGTCGACATCGTCGACGACGTCCCGTCGGACGATGTCCTGTCGGACACCGGTCAGCAGCCACTGAGCCACTGA
- a CDS encoding metallophosphoesterase family protein yields MTTRLLLLADTHLPRRAKDLPVPVWDAVAAADLVVHAGDWVVEELLDDLLARSRRLLGCWGNNDGPALRARLPEVARATVEGHRFAVVHETGPRTGRETRADVTFPDTDVLVFGHSHIPWDSRSPSGLRLLNPGSPTDRRREPTCTYMTAVVEPGGVEVTLHRL; encoded by the coding sequence ATGACGACCCGGCTGCTCCTCCTGGCCGACACGCACCTGCCGCGGCGCGCGAAGGACCTGCCCGTCCCCGTGTGGGACGCCGTCGCGGCGGCCGACCTCGTCGTCCACGCCGGCGACTGGGTCGTCGAGGAGCTCCTCGACGACCTCCTCGCCCGGTCCCGCCGGCTGCTGGGATGCTGGGGGAACAACGACGGTCCGGCCCTCCGGGCCCGCCTCCCCGAGGTCGCCCGCGCCACCGTCGAGGGTCACCGGTTCGCCGTCGTCCACGAAACCGGCCCACGCACCGGGCGCGAGACCCGGGCGGACGTGACCTTCCCCGACACCGACGTCCTCGTCTTCGGCCACAGCCACATCCCGTGGGACAGCCGCAGCCCCAGCGGCCTGCGTCTGCTCAACCCGGGCTCCCCCACCGACCGGCGGCGCGAGCCCACCTGCACCTACATGACCGCGGTGGTCGAGCCGGGTGGCGTCGAGGTGACCCTCCACCGGTTGTGA
- the mtnN gene encoding 5'-methylthioadenosine/S-adenosylhomocysteine nucleosidase: MRVDAVVVVAMEEEARPFLEAATESGPEYEAGRAAGRVLTVGDLRVLVVRSGIGLVNAASAAVDALGRVAPAALVSGGSAGGLAADVEVGDVVVGERVTYAGADATAFGYDRGQVPGMPVDYAADPVLLDAARTLGPVVPRVSQGRPGRLRLGEMVAGDSFVTAATVGGVRADFPRALSTDMETTALAQVAHSYGVPFLSVRGISDLCGPAADQDFHLAVDEAAARSARTVTAILGVARRPA, from the coding sequence GTGAGGGTCGACGCCGTCGTCGTCGTCGCGATGGAGGAGGAGGCGCGTCCCTTCCTCGAGGCGGCCACCGAGAGCGGCCCGGAGTACGAGGCCGGTCGCGCAGCCGGCCGGGTCCTCACCGTCGGGGACCTCCGGGTGCTCGTCGTGCGCAGCGGCATCGGCCTGGTCAACGCGGCCTCCGCCGCCGTCGACGCCCTCGGCCGGGTGGCACCCGCCGCACTCGTCTCGGGCGGCTCCGCGGGCGGCCTGGCCGCCGACGTGGAGGTGGGGGACGTCGTCGTCGGCGAGCGGGTCACCTACGCCGGGGCGGACGCCACTGCCTTCGGATATGACCGAGGGCAGGTGCCGGGCATGCCGGTCGACTACGCGGCCGACCCGGTCCTGCTCGACGCCGCCCGCACCCTCGGGCCCGTCGTCCCCCGCGTCAGCCAGGGACGGCCGGGGCGGCTGCGGCTGGGCGAGATGGTGGCCGGTGACTCCTTCGTCACCGCCGCCACCGTCGGCGGCGTGCGGGCTGACTTCCCGCGTGCGCTGAGCACCGACATGGAGACGACGGCGCTGGCCCAGGTGGCCCACTCCTACGGCGTTCCCTTCCTCTCGGTCCGGGGCATCTCGGACCTGTGCGGCCCGGCCGCGGACCAGGACTTCCATCTGGCGGTGGACGAGGCCGCGGCGCGCTCGGCCCGCACCGTGACGGCCATCCTCGGGGTGGCCCGCCGACCGGCCTGA
- a CDS encoding S-ribosylhomocysteine lyase produces MNVESFNLDHRTVAAPYVRVADTKHLPGGDVLTKYDVRFCQPNAEHLEMPVVHSLEHTFAEHVRNHSGDVVDFSPMGCQTGFYLLLVGDHPYDDVLDLVETTLRDVVAATEVPAANETQCGWAASHTLAGAQEAARRMLARRDEWAQVEA; encoded by the coding sequence ATGAACGTCGAGAGCTTCAACCTCGACCACCGCACGGTGGCCGCGCCCTACGTCCGGGTGGCCGACACCAAGCACCTGCCCGGCGGTGACGTCCTGACCAAGTACGACGTGCGGTTCTGCCAGCCGAACGCCGAGCACCTCGAGATGCCGGTCGTCCACTCCCTCGAGCACACCTTCGCCGAGCACGTGCGCAACCACTCCGGCGACGTCGTCGACTTCTCCCCCATGGGCTGCCAGACCGGCTTCTACCTCCTGCTCGTCGGCGACCACCCCTACGACGACGTCCTCGACCTCGTCGAGACCACGCTGCGCGACGTCGTCGCCGCGACCGAGGTGCCCGCCGCCAACGAGACGCAGTGCGGCTGGGCCGCCAGCCACACCCTGGCCGGGGCGCAGGAGGCCGCCCGCCGGATGCTGGCGCGCCGGGACGAGTGGGCCCAGGTCGAGGCGTGA
- the nrdH gene encoding glutaredoxin-like protein NrdH, which yields MSITVYSKPACVQCDATYRALDKQGLPYEVVDIMTDAEALESIKALGYQQAPVVFAGGDHWSGFRPDKIRALAAQTADAVVA from the coding sequence ATGAGCATCACCGTCTACAGCAAGCCGGCCTGTGTCCAGTGCGACGCCACGTACCGTGCGCTGGACAAGCAGGGCCTGCCGTACGAGGTCGTCGACATCATGACCGACGCCGAGGCGCTGGAGAGCATCAAGGCGCTCGGGTACCAGCAGGCCCCGGTCGTCTTTGCCGGCGGTGACCACTGGTCCGGCTTCCGGCCCGACAAGATCAGGGCGCTCGCGGCCCAGACGGCCGACGCTGTCGTGGCCTGA
- the nrdI gene encoding class Ib ribonucleoside-diphosphate reductase assembly flavoprotein NrdI — protein sequence MGILVYFSSATNNTHRFVEKVGLPAARIPLRAGDPPLRVEQEYVLVVPTYGGGNGRGAVPKQVITFLNDPHNRSLIRGVIAAGNTNFGEAYCIAGDIVAAKCQVPYLFRFELLGTTEDVTRVREGLGQFWQQRSQVPA from the coding sequence ATGGGCATCCTCGTCTACTTCTCCTCAGCGACGAACAACACGCACCGATTCGTGGAGAAGGTCGGCCTCCCGGCCGCCCGGATCCCCCTGCGGGCCGGGGACCCACCGCTGCGGGTCGAGCAGGAGTACGTGCTCGTCGTCCCCACCTACGGCGGCGGCAACGGGCGCGGTGCCGTGCCCAAGCAGGTCATCACGTTTCTCAACGACCCGCACAACCGCTCGCTCATCCGTGGCGTCATCGCCGCGGGCAACACGAACTTCGGTGAGGCGTACTGCATCGCCGGCGACATCGTCGCCGCGAAGTGCCAGGTGCCCTACCTCTTCCGCTTCGAACTACTGGGAACGACTGAGGACGTCACGCGCGTCCGAGAGGGATTGGGGCAGTTTTGGCAGCAACGCTCACAGGTACCGGCGTAG